The proteins below come from a single Miscanthus floridulus cultivar M001 chromosome 1, ASM1932011v1, whole genome shotgun sequence genomic window:
- the LOC136493038 gene encoding protein NRT1/ PTR FAMILY 6.3-like, producing MASVLPDTASDGKALRDAWDYKGRPASHATTGGWACAAMILGAELFERMTTLGIAVNLVPYMTGTMHLGNASAANTVTNFIGASFMLCLLGGFVADTYLGRYLTIATFTAVQATGVMILTISTAAPGLRPPPCADSKGASADCVRANGTQLGVLYLGLYLTALGTGGLKSSVSGFGSDQFDESHAGEPRKMLRFFNWFYFFVSIGALLAVTALVYVQDNVGRRWGYGVCAVGILCGLGVFLLGTRRYRFKKLVGSPLTQVAAVTVAAWSKRKLSLPSDPDLLYDVDHAAADVVKGKEKLPHSKECRFLDHAAIIDGAGESPATARKWALCTRTDVEEVKQVVRMLPIWATTIMFWTIHAQMTTFSVAQAEVMDRSIGSGGFLIPAGSLTVFLIGSILLTVPVYDRLLAPFARRLTGNPHGLTPLQRVFVGLLLSVAGMAVAALVERHRRTAASSEHGVTLTVFLLMPQFMLVGAGEAFTYMGQLAFFLRECPKGMKTMSTGLFLSTCALGFFFSTLLVTIVHKVTVHGGGSGGWLADNLNDGRLDYFYWLLAVISAINLVLFTFAARGYVYKEKRLADAGIELADEESIAVGH from the exons ATGGCCTCCGTTCTGCCGGATACTGCGTCGGATGGCAAGGCCCTGAGGGACGCCTGGGACTACAAGGGTCGCCCCGCCAGCCACGCCACCACCGGCGGCTGGGCGTGCGCCGCCATGATCCTAG GCGCGGAGCTGTTCGAGCGGATGACGACGCTGGGCATCGCGGTGAACCTGGTGCCGTACATGACCGGCACCATGCACCTCGGCAACGCCTCCGCCGCCAACACCGTCACCAACTTCATCGGCGCCTCCTTCATGCTCTGCCTCCTCGGCGGCTTCGTCGCCGACACCTACCTCGGCCGCTACCTCACCATCGCCACCTTCACCGCCGTCCAGGCCACG GGCGTGATGATCCTGACGATCTCAACGGCGGCTCCCGGTCTACGTCCACCACCGTGCGCGGACTCCAAGGGCGCGAGCGCCGACTGCGTGCGGGCCAACGGGACGCAGCTCGGGGTGCTGTACCTGGGGCTGTACCTAACGGCGCTGGGCACGGGCGGGCTCAAGTCCAGCGTGTCGGGGTTCGGCTCCGACCAGTTCGACGAGTCCCACGCCGGCGAGCCGCGGAAGATGCTGCGCTTCTTCAACTGGTTCTACTTCTTCGTCAGCATCGGCGCGCTGCTGGCCGTCACGGCGCTGGTGTACGTGCAGGACAACGTGGGGCGCCGCTGGGGCTACGGCGTCTGCGCCGTCGGCATCCTCTGCGGGCTCGGCGTCTTCCTGCTGGGCACCAGGAGGTACCGCTTCAAGAAGCTGGTCGGGAGCCCGCTCACCCAGGTGGCTGCAGTGACGGTCGCCGCGTGGAGCAAGCGCAAGCTTTCGCTGCCGTCTGACCCGGACTTGCTCTACGACGTCGACCACGCGGCGGCCGACGTCGTCAAGGGGAAGGAGAAGCTGCCCCACAGCAAGGAATGCAG GTTCCTCGACCACGCGGCCATCATCGACGGCGCCGGCGAGTCACCGGCGACGGCGAGGAAGTGGGCGCTGTGCACCCGgacggacgtggaggaggtgaagcAGGTGGTGCGGATGCTGCCCATCTGGGCCACCACCATCATGTTCTGGACCATCCACGCGCAGATGACCACCTTCTCGGTGGCGCAGGCCGAGGTCATGGACCGGTCCATCGGCTCGGGGGGCTTCCTCATCCCCGCGGGCTCCCTCACCGTCTTCCTCATCGGCTCCATCCTCCTCACCGTGCCCGTCTACGACCGCCTCCTCGCGCCGTTCGCGCGCCGCCTCACGGGGAACCCGCACGGCCTCACCCCGCTGCAGCGCGTCTTCGTCGGCCTCCTCCTCTCCGTCGCCGGCATGGCCGTGGCGGCGCTCGTCGAGCGCCACCGCCGGACGGCCGCCTCCTCCGAGCACGGAGTCACGCTCACGGTGTTCCTGCTCATGCCGCAGTTCATGCTCGTCGGCGCCGGCGAGGCCTTCacgtacatgggccagctcgcgTTCTTCCTGCGGGAGTGCCCCAAGGGCATGAAGACCATGAGCACGGGCCTGTTCCTCAGCACATGCGCGCTCGGGTTCTTCTTCAGCACTCTGCTCGTCACCATCGTGCACAAGGTCACGGTccacggcggcggcagcgggggTTGGCTCGCCGACAACCTCAACGACGGGAGGCTCGACTACTTCTACTGGCTGCTCGCCGTGATCAGCGCCATCAACCTCGTCCTCTTCACGTTCGCCGCCAGGGGCTACGTCTACAAGGAGAAGCGCCTGGCCGACGCCGGCATCGAGCTCGCCGACGAGGAGTCTATTGCCGTCGGCCACTGA